The following coding sequences are from one Sphingomonadaceae bacterium OTU29LAMAA1 window:
- a CDS encoding glycosyltransferase family 4 protein, whose product MKIAMLAPISWRTPPRHYGPWELVTSLLTEALVRRGVDVTLFATQDSQTAGTLAGVVPAPYSEDPSIDAKVWEFRHLAHVFERAGEFDLIHNQADFPAHAFSHLVDTPMVTTIHGFSSDRILPMYQPYQDRVHYVAISDADRSPKLNYAATIHHGIVLDDFPFDATGSENLLFFGRMHPDKGAAEAITVANATGRSLAMYGIVQDQGYYERSVVPALNDRITHPGAVGGEDRTRALGSAAALLHLINFDEPFGLSVIEAMACGTPVIAIDRGSMPELIEHSVTGFLVNSVDEAIAAVARLPEIDRAACRAAVAERFSVERMADRYIALYETIIGG is encoded by the coding sequence ATGAAGATCGCGATGCTCGCCCCCATTTCGTGGCGCACCCCGCCGCGCCACTACGGCCCGTGGGAACTCGTCACCAGCCTGCTGACCGAGGCGCTGGTGCGGCGCGGCGTCGACGTCACCCTGTTCGCCACACAGGACAGCCAGACCGCCGGCACGCTCGCCGGCGTCGTCCCCGCGCCGTATTCGGAAGACCCCAGCATCGACGCCAAGGTCTGGGAATTCCGCCACCTCGCCCATGTCTTCGAACGCGCCGGAGAATTCGATCTGATCCACAACCAGGCCGATTTCCCCGCCCACGCCTTTTCACACCTCGTCGATACGCCGATGGTCACCACCATCCACGGCTTCTCGTCCGACCGCATCCTGCCGATGTACCAGCCCTATCAGGACCGCGTGCATTACGTCGCGATCAGCGATGCCGACCGCTCGCCGAAGCTGAACTACGCCGCGACCATCCACCACGGCATCGTCCTCGACGATTTCCCCTTCGACGCCACCGGCAGCGAAAACCTCCTCTTCTTCGGCCGCATGCACCCCGACAAGGGTGCCGCGGAAGCCATAACCGTCGCCAACGCCACCGGCCGTAGCCTCGCCATGTACGGCATCGTGCAGGATCAGGGCTATTACGAGCGCAGCGTCGTTCCGGCGCTGAACGACCGCATCACCCATCCCGGCGCGGTCGGCGGCGAGGACCGCACCCGCGCCCTCGGCAGCGCCGCGGCGCTCCTCCACCTCATCAACTTCGACGAACCTTTCGGCCTGTCCGTCATCGAGGCGATGGCCTGCGGCACGCCGGTGATCGCGATCGACCGCGGCTCGATGCCCGAATTGATCGAGCACAGCGTCACCGGCTTCCTGGTGAACAGCGTCGACGAAGCCATTGCCGCCGTCGCCCGCCTGCCGGAGATCGACCGCGCCGCCTGTCGCGCCGCCGTCGCCGAACGCTTCAGCGTCGAACGCATGGCCGATCGCTACATCGCGCTCTACGAAACCATCATAGGCGGCTGA
- a CDS encoding alpha-amylase family glycosyl hydrolase — protein MTEWWKPGTIYQIYPRSFQDSDGDGVGDLKGIEARLDHLVALGVDAVWISPIFPSPMRDFGYDVADYCGIDPRFGTLADFDDLLAAAHARGLKLLLDFVPNHSSTDHRWFQESRSSRDNPKRDWYIWRDPSPAGSPPNNWISDFGGSAWEYDATTDQYYYHAFLKEQADLNWRNPDLRHAMMDALRFWFDRGVDGFRIDVLWHMVKHADFPDNPANPAYLPDMGAMHSVLQLHSTDQPEVHAIAAEMRAIADGYDGDRVLIGEIYLPVERLMQYYGLDAPEVHLPFNFQLIDAPWHARQLAQLIADYEAALPPGGWPNWVLGNHDRPRIATRVGEAQARVAAVLLLTLRGTPTIYYGDELALTDVAIPPDKVQDPRELREPGLGLGRDPVRTPMPWNASDNAGFSTAEPWLPLNPDWPTRNVAAQAADPGSMLALHRDLLALRRKHAALAVGDFRLIEAEGDVLAYERRHDDERIVIALNLGDTPQRFALPPGAILLTAAPAADPNTLAPNAAVILLATR, from the coding sequence ATGACCGAATGGTGGAAGCCGGGCACGATCTACCAGATCTATCCCCGCTCGTTTCAGGACAGCGACGGCGATGGTGTCGGCGATCTCAAGGGGATCGAGGCACGGCTCGACCATCTGGTGGCATTGGGCGTCGACGCGGTCTGGATATCGCCGATCTTCCCCTCTCCGATGCGCGACTTCGGCTATGACGTCGCCGATTATTGCGGCATCGATCCGCGCTTCGGCACGCTCGCGGACTTCGACGACCTGCTCGCCGCCGCCCACGCCCGCGGCCTCAAGCTGCTGCTCGATTTCGTCCCCAACCACAGCTCCACCGACCACCGGTGGTTTCAGGAAAGCCGCTCATCGCGCGACAACCCGAAACGCGACTGGTACATCTGGCGCGATCCCTCACCCGCAGGCAGCCCGCCCAACAACTGGATCAGCGACTTCGGCGGCTCGGCCTGGGAATACGACGCCACCACCGACCAATATTACTACCACGCCTTCCTGAAGGAACAGGCCGACCTCAACTGGCGCAACCCGGACCTGCGGCACGCGATGATGGACGCGCTCCGCTTCTGGTTCGACCGCGGCGTCGACGGCTTCCGCATCGACGTGCTCTGGCACATGGTCAAGCACGCCGACTTCCCCGACAATCCGGCCAACCCGGCCTATCTGCCGGACATGGGCGCAATGCACAGCGTCCTCCAGCTCCACTCGACCGACCAGCCCGAAGTCCACGCCATCGCCGCCGAGATGCGTGCCATCGCCGATGGTTACGACGGCGACCGCGTCCTAATCGGCGAAATCTACCTGCCCGTCGAACGCCTGATGCAGTATTACGGCCTCGACGCCCCCGAAGTGCATCTGCCCTTCAATTTCCAGCTGATCGACGCGCCGTGGCACGCCCGCCAACTCGCGCAACTGATCGCCGATTACGAAGCCGCACTGCCCCCCGGCGGCTGGCCCAACTGGGTCCTCGGCAATCACGACCGCCCCCGCATCGCCACCCGCGTCGGCGAAGCGCAGGCGCGCGTCGCCGCCGTCCTGCTGCTCACCCTCCGCGGCACGCCGACGATCTACTACGGCGACGAACTCGCCCTGACCGACGTAGCGATCCCGCCGGACAAGGTGCAGGACCCCCGCGAACTGCGCGAACCCGGCCTCGGCCTTGGTCGAGACCCGGTCCGCACGCCGATGCCCTGGAACGCCAGCGACAACGCCGGCTTCTCCACCGCCGAACCGTGGCTGCCGCTCAACCCCGACTGGCCGACCCGCAACGTCGCCGCGCAGGCGGCCGACCCCGGATCGATGCTCGCGCTCCACCGCGACCTGCTCGCCCTCCGCCGCAAGCACGCCGCGCTCGCGGTCGGCGACTTCCGGCTGATCGAGGCGGAGGGCGATGTCCTCGCCTACGAACGCCGGCACGACGACGAACGTATCGTGATCGCGCTCAACCTCGGCGATACGCCGCAGCGCTTCGCCCTGCCGCCCGGCGCCATCCTCCTCACCGCCGCCCCGGCGGCCGATCCCAACACGCTCGCGCCGAACGCGGCTGTCATCCTGCTCGCAACCCGCTAA
- a CDS encoding glycosidase, translating to MQDALIFTPDHVDLTRSPLRRGISEPTYVLGAFNPGFTRLPNGNLLLMVRIAEALSEPVRDGHVHAIRWTPAGYVLDAWPLASVDMTDPRQFELKGSRHRILALTSLSWLLPVELDPAGETIVAVHYDAAIEPAAAYQDYGVEDARITRIGDTWYMTTCSVGAERHCTTLHTSRDGLHYRLEGIILDHQNKDMILFEGMVADKFMALTRPLGEVYFAYPPDSPYVGGPSINFAQSPDALHWKPLDTPGLRARKASRSAMKIGGGTQPILTRDGWLMIYHGVEARESVGIYRSFWALLDRDDPSHILRIEDDVPLMEANPALTAPIAHQMYLPTPVVFSTGLVDTGDDYLVASGEADLACRMTRLSKGLFA from the coding sequence ATGCAAGACGCGCTGATCTTCACCCCCGACCACGTCGACCTGACCCGCTCGCCGCTCCGCCGCGGCATATCCGAGCCAACCTACGTCCTTGGCGCTTTCAATCCCGGCTTCACCCGCCTGCCGAACGGCAACCTCCTGCTGATGGTTCGCATCGCGGAGGCGCTGTCCGAGCCGGTCCGCGACGGCCACGTCCACGCGATCCGCTGGACCCCCGCGGGCTACGTCCTCGACGCATGGCCGCTGGCCAGCGTCGACATGACCGACCCCCGCCAGTTCGAGCTGAAGGGCAGCCGCCACCGCATCCTCGCGCTGACCTCGCTGTCCTGGCTGCTCCCGGTCGAACTCGACCCCGCCGGCGAGACGATCGTCGCGGTCCACTATGACGCCGCGATCGAACCCGCCGCCGCCTATCAGGATTACGGCGTCGAGGATGCCCGCATCACCCGCATCGGCGACACCTGGTACATGACGACCTGCTCGGTCGGCGCCGAACGCCATTGCACCACGCTCCACACCTCGCGCGACGGCCTGCACTACCGGCTGGAGGGGATTATCCTCGATCATCAGAACAAGGACATGATCCTGTTCGAAGGCATGGTGGCCGACAAATTCATGGCGCTCACCCGCCCGCTCGGCGAAGTGTATTTCGCCTATCCCCCCGACAGCCCCTATGTCGGCGGACCCTCGATCAACTTCGCGCAAAGCCCCGACGCGCTCCACTGGAAGCCGCTCGACACCCCCGGCCTGCGCGCGCGGAAGGCGTCGCGATCGGCGATGAAGATCGGCGGCGGCACCCAGCCGATTCTGACCCGCGACGGCTGGCTGATGATCTATCACGGGGTAGAGGCGCGCGAGAGCGTCGGCATCTACCGCAGCTTCTGGGCGCTGCTCGACCGCGACGATCCGTCGCACATCCTGCGCATCGAGGACGACGTGCCGCTGATGGAGGCGAACCCCGCGCTCACCGCCCCGATCGCGCATCAGATGTACCTGCCGACGCCGGTGGTCTTCTCGACCGGGCTGGTCGACACCGGCGACGATTACCTGGTCGCCAGCGGCGAAGCCGATCTCGCCTGCCGCATGACCCGCCTGTCCAAGGGCCTGTTCGCATGA
- a CDS encoding TorF family putative porin: MKYLSLAAASLAAFVALPAAAQETAPPKPVTVTGSVGLVSDYRFRGVSQSDEQLAVQGGFTIAHESGFYVGTWGSNLAGWGTFGGANMELDLIAGYKLPVGGGTLDVGATWYMYPGGFDNTDFIEPYAKLSGTLGPASLTAGVAYAPKQEALGAWYRNGTAAANGVYTDPGDKNDNLYVWGDISTAVPNTGLTVKGHLGYSKGNDGLGPFATSVAPTGEYADWLIGADYTIAGTPLTVGVAYVDTDISKREAAYLQPSFSKGQDGVGSIADATVLATLTAAF, from the coding sequence ATGAAGTATCTCAGCCTGGCCGCGGCATCGCTCGCAGCCTTCGTCGCCCTCCCTGCCGCCGCGCAGGAGACCGCACCGCCCAAGCCGGTCACCGTCACCGGCAGTGTCGGCCTGGTTTCCGACTATCGCTTTCGCGGCGTATCGCAGAGCGACGAGCAACTTGCCGTGCAGGGCGGCTTCACCATCGCGCACGAAAGCGGTTTCTACGTCGGCACCTGGGGTTCCAACCTCGCCGGCTGGGGTACCTTCGGCGGCGCGAATATGGAACTCGACCTGATCGCCGGCTACAAACTGCCGGTCGGCGGCGGTACGCTGGATGTCGGCGCGACCTGGTATATGTATCCGGGCGGCTTCGATAACACCGATTTCATCGAACCCTATGCCAAGCTGTCGGGCACGCTCGGCCCGGCCAGCCTGACCGCGGGCGTCGCCTATGCTCCCAAGCAGGAAGCACTCGGCGCATGGTACCGCAACGGCACGGCCGCCGCGAACGGCGTCTACACCGATCCGGGCGACAAGAACGACAACCTTTACGTCTGGGGCGACATCAGCACCGCCGTGCCGAACACCGGGCTGACCGTGAAGGGGCACCTCGGCTATTCGAAGGGCAACGACGGCCTGGGCCCGTTCGCGACCAGCGTCGCACCGACCGGCGAATATGCCGACTGGCTGATCGGCGCCGATTATACGATCGCCGGGACGCCGCTGACGGTCGGCGTCGCGTATGTCGACACCGACATCAGCAAGCGCGAAGCCGCCTATCTCCAGCCAAGCTTCAGCAAGGGCCAGGACGGCGTCGGATCGATTGCGGATGCCACCGTGCTGGCGACCCTGACCGCCGCATTCTGA
- a CDS encoding SulP family inorganic anion transporter, producing the protein MLGALKLPSMPVITRDLTASIVVFLVAMPLCMGIAVASGVPAEKGLITGIIGGIVVGSLAGSPLQVSGPAAGLAVVVFELVRDQGLSALGPILILAGLIQVVAGIARLGGWFRAISPAVVHGMLAGIGVLIVVGQFHVLFDAKPLPSGLQNLAAAPGRILGLSVDTIEAAELAFGIGMLTIIAMLGWEKLRPASLKLVPGALVGVLAGTFAAMAFGLDVSRVNVPQSIASAITLPGTELFAKWMNPSIITAALAIAFIASAETLLSAAAVDRMHDGVRTNYNKELRAQGIGNFLCGLAGALPMTGVIVRSSANVQAGATTRLSTIFHGIWILGFVALLPWVLREIPMAALGAILVVTGWRLVSLSHARHLLSHYGPLPAFIWLATLVTVVAEDLLTGVLVGIGLSMLELVPHLKRLGLNVSEGQEGGAHAINLSGSATFVSLPKLSDTLERAPAGQPVRLDVTNLSTVDHTCAELIKDWFQRRRAAGDSVELFGARGKTAALAH; encoded by the coding sequence ATGCTCGGCGCTCTCAAACTGCCATCGATGCCGGTCATTACGCGTGATCTCACCGCGTCGATCGTCGTGTTCCTCGTCGCCATGCCGTTGTGCATGGGCATCGCCGTCGCCTCCGGAGTCCCGGCCGAAAAGGGCCTGATCACCGGTATCATCGGCGGTATCGTCGTCGGCAGCCTCGCCGGTTCGCCGTTGCAGGTCAGCGGCCCGGCCGCCGGCCTCGCCGTGGTCGTGTTCGAACTCGTCCGCGACCAGGGGCTCTCGGCCCTTGGTCCGATCCTGATCCTCGCGGGCCTGATCCAGGTCGTCGCCGGCATCGCCCGCCTCGGCGGCTGGTTCCGTGCGATCAGCCCGGCGGTCGTCCACGGCATGCTTGCCGGCATCGGCGTGCTGATCGTCGTCGGCCAGTTCCACGTCCTGTTCGACGCCAAGCCGTTGCCCAGCGGCCTCCAGAATCTGGCGGCGGCACCCGGCCGCATCCTCGGCCTGTCGGTCGACACGATCGAAGCGGCGGAACTGGCCTTCGGTATCGGTATGCTGACGATCATCGCGATGCTCGGCTGGGAAAAGCTGCGGCCCGCGTCGCTGAAGCTGGTCCCCGGTGCGCTTGTCGGCGTGCTCGCCGGCACGTTCGCGGCGATGGCGTTCGGTCTCGACGTGTCGCGCGTCAACGTGCCGCAGTCGATCGCGTCGGCGATCACGCTGCCCGGTACCGAATTGTTCGCCAAGTGGATGAACCCGTCGATCATCACCGCCGCGCTCGCCATCGCCTTCATCGCGAGTGCCGAGACATTGCTGTCCGCCGCCGCGGTCGATCGCATGCACGACGGCGTTCGCACCAACTACAACAAGGAATTGCGGGCCCAGGGGATCGGCAATTTCCTTTGCGGCCTCGCCGGCGCGCTGCCGATGACGGGCGTGATCGTCCGTTCGTCCGCCAACGTGCAGGCTGGTGCCACCACGCGCCTGTCGACCATCTTCCACGGTATCTGGATCCTTGGCTTCGTCGCCTTGCTGCCGTGGGTGCTGCGTGAAATCCCGATGGCGGCACTGGGTGCGATCCTGGTCGTCACCGGCTGGCGCCTCGTCAGCCTCAGCCATGCACGTCACCTGCTGTCGCACTACGGTCCGCTGCCCGCGTTCATCTGGCTCGCGACGCTCGTCACCGTCGTCGCCGAGGATCTGTTGACCGGCGTGCTCGTCGGCATCGGCCTGTCGATGCTGGAACTGGTGCCGCACCTCAAGCGCCTCGGCCTCAACGTTTCCGAAGGGCAGGAGGGCGGCGCGCATGCCATCAACCTGTCCGGCTCTGCAACGTTCGTGTCGCTGCCCAAGCTGTCGGACACGCTGGAGCGCGCGCCCGCCGGCCAGCCGGTCCGCCTCGACGTCACCAACCTGTCCACCGTCGATCACACCTGTGCGGAACTGATCAAGGACTGGTTCCAGCGTCGTCGGGCCGCCGGCGATTCGGTCGAGCTGTTCGGCGCCCGTGGCAAGACTGCCGCACTTGCGCACTGA
- a CDS encoding ATP-binding protein, with protein sequence MKRFLRPSIGIIGQIVAILLLTMVIEFGVSTLLYERASQFAVRDDEARRLAEHLVIARRLIAEQPVSRRDDMAEDLTTERYALHWQQNLPAPPPIAPALDSMRHQVVEWEPTLATTDLRLKLTSPGRSSVVTGGLQLPDGSWLYFRTLEPLHNLNLAAERILLALIPALGLMILGGLLIRRSLRPMRQLAAAADSFGDTEHDPISETGPREVRHVVVAFNRMAARIQRLIADRTQALAAVGHDLRTPLARLRLRADGVDDIATRDAIQRDIGEMEAMVTSLLAFLGGDSDPETPVLTDIAVLCATLIDDVEDRDLPGVYDGPAHCEVTVRPVALKRALANLVENALHYAGNVVLRLDSAPDGVTLTVEDDGSGIPEDQLRRVLEPFVRLDNARPRDTVGFGLGLPIVARIVETEGGTLTLANRAEGGLRATIVLPR encoded by the coding sequence ATGAAACGCTTCCTGCGCCCCTCGATCGGCATCATCGGCCAGATCGTCGCCATCCTCCTCCTGACGATGGTCATCGAATTCGGCGTCAGCACGTTGCTTTACGAACGTGCGAGCCAGTTCGCGGTGCGCGACGACGAGGCCCGACGCCTTGCCGAACATCTCGTCATCGCCCGCCGCCTGATCGCCGAACAACCGGTGTCGCGCCGCGACGACATGGCCGAGGACCTGACCACCGAACGCTATGCGCTGCACTGGCAGCAGAACCTGCCCGCGCCGCCGCCGATCGCGCCCGCGCTCGACAGCATGCGGCATCAGGTGGTGGAATGGGAACCGACGCTGGCCACCACCGACCTGCGCCTGAAGCTGACGTCGCCGGGGCGCAGTTCGGTCGTCACCGGCGGGCTGCAACTGCCCGACGGCAGCTGGCTGTATTTCCGCACGCTCGAACCGCTGCACAATCTGAACCTCGCGGCGGAGCGTATCCTGCTCGCGCTGATCCCCGCGCTGGGATTGATGATCCTCGGTGGCCTGCTGATCCGCCGCTCCCTGCGTCCGATGCGCCAGCTCGCCGCCGCCGCCGACAGTTTCGGCGATACCGAGCATGATCCCATCTCGGAAACCGGCCCGCGCGAGGTGCGGCACGTCGTCGTCGCCTTCAACCGCATGGCCGCGCGCATCCAGCGCCTGATCGCCGACCGGACTCAGGCGCTCGCGGCGGTCGGCCATGATCTGCGCACGCCGCTCGCCCGCCTGCGCCTCCGCGCGGATGGCGTCGACGACATTGCCACGCGCGATGCGATCCAGCGCGACATCGGCGAGATGGAGGCGATGGTCACCTCGCTGCTTGCGTTCCTCGGCGGTGACAGCGATCCCGAAACGCCGGTGCTGACCGATATCGCCGTGCTCTGCGCGACGCTGATCGACGATGTCGAGGACCGAGACCTGCCGGGCGTCTACGACGGCCCGGCGCATTGCGAGGTTACCGTCCGCCCCGTCGCACTCAAGCGCGCGCTCGCCAACCTCGTGGAGAATGCGCTGCATTATGCCGGCAACGTCGTGCTGCGCCTCGACAGCGCGCCCGACGGTGTGACGCTGACCGTCGAGGACGATGGCTCCGGTATTCCGGAGGATCAGCTCCGCCGTGTCCTCGAACCCTTCGTCCGGCTCGACAATGCGCGGCCCCGCGACACCGTCGGCTTCGGTCTTGGTCTGCCGATCGTCGCGCGAATCGTCGAGACGGAGGGTGGCACGTTGACCCTCGCCAACCGGGCAGAGGGCGGATTGCGCGCGACGATCGTCCTGCCGCGCTGA
- a CDS encoding response regulator transcription factor, giving the protein MTAPTILLVEDDPALRTLTTRALQENGYLVRPASAAPEMWLALEAGPVDLILLDIMLPGTSGIDLCRALRQKSEVPIIFISAKGSETDRVVGLELGADDYIAKPFGTRELIARIRAVLRRGSLERNPGEREEGVLTFDGWQVTLPRRELTSPTGAIVDLTGAEFDLLVSLAEHAGRVIARERLIELSRTRLGDSSDRSIDVLISRLRRKLSSAGKDAPIITVRGVGYMLNTEVTRR; this is encoded by the coding sequence ATGACCGCCCCCACGATCCTCCTGGTAGAGGACGATCCCGCCCTTCGTACCCTGACCACCCGCGCGTTGCAGGAAAACGGCTATCTCGTCCGCCCCGCCTCCGCCGCGCCTGAAATGTGGCTGGCGCTGGAAGCCGGCCCGGTCGACCTCATCCTGCTCGACATCATGCTCCCCGGCACCAGCGGCATCGACCTGTGCCGCGCGCTGCGCCAGAAGAGCGAAGTCCCGATCATCTTCATCAGCGCCAAGGGCAGCGAGACCGATCGGGTCGTCGGCCTCGAACTCGGCGCCGACGATTATATCGCCAAGCCGTTCGGCACGCGCGAGCTGATCGCCCGCATCCGCGCGGTGCTGCGCCGCGGTTCGCTGGAGCGCAATCCCGGCGAGCGCGAAGAGGGCGTGCTGACCTTCGACGGATGGCAGGTGACCTTGCCGCGCCGCGAGCTGACCTCCCCCACCGGCGCGATCGTCGACCTGACCGGAGCGGAGTTCGACCTGCTCGTCAGCCTCGCCGAACATGCCGGCCGCGTCATCGCGCGCGAACGGCTGATCGAACTGTCGCGCACGCGGCTGGGCGACAGCTCGGACCGCAGCATCGACGTGCTGATCAGCCGCCTGCGCCGCAAATTGTCGAGCGCGGGCAAGGATGCGCCGATCATCACCGTCCGCGGCGTCGGCTACATGCTGAATACCGAGGTGACGCGCCGTTGA
- a CDS encoding DHA2 family efflux MFS transporter permease subunit yields MPAQPAPLTGGKLALIAFALALGTFMMVLDTTIANVSLTTIAGNLGVSSDNSTWIITAFAVANGVAVPLTGWLMGRFGVVRTFCTAVALFTLASFLCGIAWSLQSLIVFRIIQGAVSGPMMPGSQALLISVFPANKRSTALGVWSMTTLVGPVMGPILGGYISDNYHWSWIFLINVPFGIFTALVCWRGLKTRETPTRKLPIDTVGLGLLVVWVGALQIMLDLGKNADWFADTTICVMAVVAAIGFVAWVIWELTDANPAVDLTLFKSRNFAIGNIAFCLGYAVFFANILILPLWLQTQVGYTATWAGLIAAPSGIVAVVLSPFAARMSGKIDARILATIAFMAFALSYYMRSGYTTTASSWDFMLPLLVQGVAMSVFFLSMLTISLDGIPPQRLPSATGISNFARIVAGSFAASIITTAWDRREALHQSRLSEAVGQGMPLQMASEALQRMGATSTQAAAAITRQMVGQAYLLASTDLFRVSAWLCAALIVIVWFTRRPKGGHGPVAAD; encoded by the coding sequence ATGCCCGCCCAACCCGCCCCGCTCACCGGCGGCAAGCTCGCGCTGATCGCCTTCGCGCTCGCGCTCGGCACGTTCATGATGGTGCTGGACACCACGATTGCCAACGTGTCGCTGACGACGATCGCCGGCAACCTCGGCGTATCGAGCGACAATTCGACGTGGATCATCACCGCCTTCGCCGTCGCCAACGGCGTCGCGGTGCCGCTGACCGGCTGGCTGATGGGCCGGTTCGGCGTCGTCCGCACCTTCTGCACCGCGGTCGCGCTGTTCACGCTGGCCTCGTTCCTGTGCGGCATCGCGTGGAGCCTGCAATCGCTGATCGTGTTCCGCATCATCCAGGGCGCGGTGTCCGGCCCGATGATGCCCGGTAGTCAGGCGCTGCTGATCTCCGTCTTCCCCGCCAACAAGCGCAGCACCGCGCTCGGCGTCTGGTCGATGACGACCTTGGTCGGCCCAGTGATGGGACCGATCCTCGGTGGCTATATCAGTGACAATTATCACTGGAGCTGGATTTTTCTCATCAACGTCCCCTTCGGCATCTTCACCGCCTTGGTCTGCTGGCGCGGGCTGAAGACGCGCGAGACGCCGACGCGCAAGCTGCCGATCGACACCGTCGGGCTCGGGCTGCTCGTCGTCTGGGTCGGTGCGCTCCAGATCATGCTCGATCTCGGCAAGAACGCCGACTGGTTCGCCGATACGACGATCTGCGTGATGGCGGTGGTCGCCGCGATCGGCTTCGTCGCCTGGGTGATCTGGGAACTGACGGACGCCAATCCGGCGGTCGACCTGACCCTGTTCAAGAGCCGCAACTTCGCGATCGGCAATATCGCCTTCTGCCTCGGCTATGCGGTATTTTTCGCCAACATTCTGATCCTGCCGCTGTGGCTCCAGACGCAGGTCGGCTATACCGCGACCTGGGCGGGCTTGATCGCAGCACCCAGCGGCATCGTCGCGGTCGTCCTGTCGCCGTTCGCCGCTCGCATGTCGGGCAAGATCGACGCGCGCATCCTCGCGACGATCGCCTTCATGGCCTTCGCGCTGTCTTATTACATGCGCTCGGGCTACACGACGACGGCGAGTTCGTGGGATTTCATGCTGCCGTTGCTGGTGCAGGGTGTCGCGATGAGCGTGTTCTTCCTGTCAATGCTCACCATCTCGCTCGACGGCATCCCGCCGCAGCGGCTGCCCTCGGCGACCGGCATCTCGAACTTCGCGCGCATCGTCGCCGGATCGTTCGCCGCATCGATCATCACCACCGCGTGGGACCGGCGCGAGGCGCTGCATCAGAGCCGTCTGTCGGAAGCGGTGGGGCAGGGCATGCCGCTCCAGATGGCGAGCGAAGCCCTCCAGAGGATGGGCGCGACCTCGACGCAGGCGGCGGCCGCGATCACCCGGCAGATGGTCGGGCAGGCCTATCTGCTCGCCTCGACCGATCTGTTCCGCGTCTCGGCCTGGCTGTGCGCCGCGCTGATCGTCATCGTCTGGTTTACCCGCCGGCCCAAGGGTGGTCACGGACCCGTAGCCGCCGACTGA